The genomic stretch TCTAATACAGGATCTGATGACGTCACACCCCAAATCCCCCCACTTTACTCAGGCATAGGACGAAAAACGTATACAGAGTCATCTAGCCAATAGTACGCTTGTGCAAAGTCCCCTTCACACAAGTACGGAACCCGAGACCAGCTCGAAGCGTATCTCATATATCGTAACATAGCCAAAAGGTAGAAAGGGAAGTAATTTTTCGTCTAGCATAAAAAGTAATTGATACGATGACGTCACACTTCAAACAAGTTGGAAACTTTACTCGGGCGTAGGTCTAAAAACGTATACAGAGTCATCTAGCCAATAGTACGCTTGTGCAAAGTCCCCTTCACACAAGTACGGAACCCGAGACCAGGCAGCTAATTCGAAGCGCATCTCTTCCTTCATAAATGTGATGAAAGAAGCCGCTTGTTCTTCAAAAGTTGCACCTTGGATTGGGAGCCTCTCTTCCGGCTTGTGGTCTGAATTCGCTGGAAAAAGTcgaaatacaattttaattagatattttttatagaccCTATGATGAATATTGATTGTGTGTgtgatttaaatatgtattaagaaATTGTATAGTTTGACAAATTATAAGAAAGACAATAGACAGCATTTTGCATGGCTTTTTGCAGCAGTCGAAAACATATAACCCACCTCCCGACATTTCTACCACTTTTTCCACCTCTAATTGTTCCCATACTTAAATCCTACTAAACCCCCATGTTGAATTATAAACTTACCTTCCACATACGGCTTGTAGGGCAGCACAAGAGCCAGCATTAGATGACCGTTGGGCGCCAAAGCAGTTCTCGCTTGTCGTAGCATGGTGCGCTTGCTGCAGCGGTCGATCATATCTAACCCACCTCATAGCTTTTCTGACACCTTTCCACAATAAATTGCTCCCATACTCCAACCCTGTTAAACGCATAATTTCTTTTACTACTGACCTTCTACATACGGCTTGTAAGGCAGCACAAGAGCCAGCATTAGATGACCGTTGGGAGCTAAAGCAGTTCTCGCTTGCCGCAGCATGGTGCGCGGCTTGCTGCAGCGGTCGATCAGGTTGAGCATGCACACGCAGTCGAACCGCTGCTCTTGCCACCATGTGTCCGCGTCTAGCACGCTacgatgtaattttttatttatttatttaacttatttgataaaaactaaaatctgTTGGATACAATACgagaatttttaatattttggaaGGTACTACCCGCGGTCTGTAAAATTGAAAGCTGTgagtttacataatttaaatatttcaacaaGAACTAATTGAATTATGAACCTTCATAGAACTAAATTGAAACTCTGCTATTTTAACCATCTTATCAACAGGGctctataatttaaatttaacagcatatTATAGCTACTAAGTACATAAGTATAGTAGAAGATAAATCTACTCACGTGAACCCCTTCCCGCTCAACACTTTCCTCATAGACGCGGATATCTCCGTAGCATACTTCACAGTGAACAGATCGGCGAACCGCTTGCTCACTTCCCCGTCTCCAGCGCCCACATCCACGAGCGCTGACAGCTTGTCCGGGCTCGAGCTGCCCTGGCCGGAGCGCGCGGCCTTCAGTAGTAACCGGGTTTGAGCTGATGATAGCACGAACATTGACCCTCGTCCCAGCCAGCTAGAATTAAAGATACTGGGTTT from Colias croceus chromosome 9, ilColCroc2.1 encodes the following:
- the LOC123694461 gene encoding protein-L-histidine N-pros-methyltransferase; translation: MSALLLFLSYLLTIHEAFSISFHYNCLKTFSFSYCVKEYSEVCPKHEHFEIIDWELNLPSERRVRYEAMASNSGLNGLYRPRSALARAMYEKQRNDRYLQEFDQNEWYQVDKNQLPPEAQEKFIQLHPDKETQEFLTASVDKSSWVWTQLWYILAKSFLRHFWTTTDINGWLGRGSMFVLSSAQTRLLLKAARSGQGSSSPDKLSALVDVGAGDGEVSKRFADLFTVKYATEISASMRKVLSGKGFTVLDADTWWQEQRFDCVCMLNLIDRCSKPRTMLRQARTALAPNGHLMLALVLPYKPYVEANSDHKPEERLPIQGATFEEQAASFITFMKEEMRFELAAWSRVPYLCEGDFAQAYYWLDDSVYVFRPTPE